The Pochonia chlamydosporia 170 chromosome 1, whole genome shotgun sequence genome window below encodes:
- a CDS encoding histidine acid phosphatase family protein (similar to Metarhizium acridum CQMa 102 XP_007815095.1) — MPHVRPAEYVVPDPAFELQYVELIHRHHKRTPYASNAFPVESYTWDCDDSRLYLYGESVLGKKATPVFRKGHTSSFNPFVPSGWIGSCNFPQITSSGLDDSWQHGADLNAVYHGMLGFLPAKGSDYKSVVRYRVTNNVITSQVAGMIINGMWSTSDPFPLIVEALGVDSLEPQYSCGTAEALFNDIKSNRNPEWQKHLDASANLFSALDGISGVPASDGGFHSSFDHYYDNLSARQCHAKPLPCKLLDGHNSTSCVSQKHADAVYRMGNWEYSQIYRDHPSSLPASALSLGIWIGELVIHLRDVISGSSTTRYFHNIAHDGSVSRLLSILQIDEMVWPGMGSEVVFELYKRKEHVPNPHPSSPLAAPSCRHDNCLRHMIRHFTSVNTLCHNLPDPSSISPTPALPFPSECSDHPQLSSACACWSNLPTASPLPSNGPSSKPSGYYIRVLFGGKVFQSSNPNLGRLDMVPAEVLLDYLEALVGKSGGAIKSKCQS; from the exons ATGCCTCATGTTCGACCAGCGGAGTACGTGGTGCCCGATCCTGCGTTTGAACTACAGTATGTCGAACTG ATACACAGGCATCACAAGCGAACACCGTACGCATCCAACGCATTTCCGGTAGAATCCTACACATGGGACTGCGACGATTCACGATTGTATCTGTATGGCGAATCTGTGCTAGGGAAAAAAGCTACCCCGGTATTTCGCAAAGGACACACCTCATCATTTAACCCCTTTGTGCCGTCCGGTTGGATTGGGAGTTGCAACTTCCCCCAAATAACATCTAGCGGCTTGGACGACTCGTGGCAACATGGCGCTGATCTGAACGCCGTGTATCATGGGATGCTGGGCTTTCTGCCCGCCAAAGGTTCCGATTACAAATCCGTTGTGCGATATCGTGTCACGAATAATGTCATCACAAGCCAAGTCGCTGGCATGATTATAAACGGCATGTGGTCGACCAGCGATCCGTTTCCACTCATTGTTGAG GCACTGGGGGTAGATAGCTTGGAGCCGCAGTACTCTTGCGGCACAGCCGAAGCACTCTTCAATGATATCAAGTCAAACCGGAATCCTGAGTGGCAAAAGCACCTAGACGCGTCTGCGAACTTGTTCAGCGCGCTGGATGGTATTTCAGGTGTACCTGCCAGTGATGGCGGGTTCCATTCTTCTTTTGATCACTACTATGACAACCTCTCGGCTAGGCAATGTCATGCAAAACCGTTACCCTGCAAGCTACTTGACGGTCATAACTCCACTTCATGTGTCTCACAAAAGCATGCAGATGCAGTCTACCGCATGGGCAATTGGGAATACAGTCAGATATACCGAGACCACCCATCATCACTACCAGCTAGTGCATTATCTCTTGGGATCTGGATCGGAGAACTTGTTATCCATTTGCGCGACGTGATCAGCGGCTCGAGTACCACGAGATATTTCCATAACATAGCGCACGATGGGTCCGTTTCTCGCTTACTCTCCATCTTGCAGATTGATGAAATGGTGTGGCCTGGAATGGGCTCAGAAGTCGTCTTTGAATTATACAAGCGAAAGGAACATGTACCAAAtccccatccatcatcacctctGGCAGCACCAAGTTGTCGCCATGATAATTGTCTCCGACATATGATTCGACATTTTACATCAGTCAATACACTCTGTCACAATTTGCCTGATCCGAGTAGCATTTCGCCAACTCCAGCGCTGCCGTTCCCGTCTGAGTGTTCTGATCATCCTCAACTGTCGTCGGCCTGCGCCTGCTGGTCTAACCTCCCAACGGCATCACCCCTTCCGTCAAATGGCCCTTCATCTAAGCCATCGGGATATTATATTCGAGTCttgtttggtggcaaggtCTTTCAATCCTCCAATCCCAACCTTGGCCGCTTGGATATGGTGCCAGCCGAAGTTTTGTTGGACTACCTTGAGGCTTTGGTCGGCAAATCTGGGGGGGCAATAAAGTCTAAATGCCAAAGCTAG